From the genome of Bosea sp. Tri-49, one region includes:
- a CDS encoding TetR/AcrR family transcriptional regulator — protein sequence MSWKRNEPEQPRGYHHGNLKEALVRAALGLIGEKGPNGFTFAEAARMAGVSPAAPYRHYRDRDELLADVAVRGFTAFEAALAKAWNGGKPDAETAFHRLGPAYLAFAHDEPAFYSAMFEAGVPLDASPELRAAADRAFQQLRQAAETLIAVLPQGKRPPALMMALHIWAMSHGVAALFGRADAGRRPLPMSAADLLEAGMLVYLKGLGLPPDQAV from the coding sequence ATGAGCTGGAAACGCAACGAGCCCGAGCAGCCGCGTGGCTATCACCACGGCAACCTCAAGGAGGCGCTGGTGCGCGCCGCCCTGGGGCTGATCGGCGAGAAGGGCCCGAACGGCTTCACCTTCGCCGAAGCCGCGCGCATGGCCGGCGTCAGCCCAGCCGCGCCCTATCGGCATTATCGCGACCGTGATGAATTGCTGGCTGATGTCGCGGTGCGGGGGTTCACCGCCTTCGAGGCAGCCCTGGCCAAGGCCTGGAACGGCGGCAAGCCGGATGCCGAGACGGCCTTCCATCGGCTCGGTCCGGCCTATCTCGCCTTCGCCCATGACGAGCCGGCCTTCTATTCGGCGATGTTCGAAGCCGGTGTCCCGCTTGACGCGAGCCCGGAGCTGCGCGCTGCCGCCGATCGCGCCTTCCAGCAATTGCGCCAGGCCGCGGAGACACTGATCGCGGTATTACCGCAAGGAAAGCGGCCACCGGCGCTGATGATGGCGCTGCATATCTGGGCGATGTCGCATGGCGTCGCGGCGCTGTTCGGCCGCGCCGATGCCGGCCGGCGACCGCTGCCGATGTCGGCCGCCGACCTGCTCGAGGCTGGAATGCTGGTCTATCTCAAAGGCTTGGGCCTGCCCCCCGATCAAGCAGTCTGA
- the tolQ gene encoding protein TolQ produces MNPAVEIAQAAPQIDMSFWSLFWHAHIVVKLVMMGLLGASVWCWSIIVDKTLLYRRTRRDMDAFEEVFWSGRSLEELYRDLANRPVNDMAAVFVAAMREWKRSFENGGRSVASLSARIDKVLDVTIQREAERLESKLLVLSTIASAAPFIGLFGTVWGIMNSFTAIAVSKNSSLAVVAPGIAEALFATAIGLFAAIPALMAYNKLQAEVAKAQNRLEAFADEFSAILSRQIDERLAA; encoded by the coding sequence ATGAACCCCGCCGTGGAGATCGCGCAGGCCGCGCCGCAGATCGACATGTCTTTCTGGTCGCTGTTCTGGCACGCGCACATCGTCGTCAAGCTCGTGATGATGGGCCTGCTCGGCGCGTCGGTGTGGTGCTGGTCGATCATCGTCGACAAAACCCTGCTCTATCGCCGTACCCGCCGCGATATGGATGCCTTCGAGGAGGTGTTCTGGTCCGGCCGTTCGCTCGAGGAACTCTATCGCGACCTCGCCAATCGGCCGGTCAACGACATGGCGGCGGTCTTCGTCGCGGCGATGCGCGAATGGAAGCGTTCTTTCGAGAATGGCGGACGTTCGGTTGCGAGCCTCTCCGCGCGCATCGACAAGGTGCTCGACGTCACCATCCAGCGCGAAGCCGAACGTCTCGAATCGAAGCTGCTCGTGCTCTCGACCATCGCCTCGGCCGCCCCGTTCATCGGCCTGTTCGGCACGGTCTGGGGCATTATGAATTCCTTCACCGCGATCGCGGTCTCGAAGAACTCCTCGCTCGCCGTCGTCGCGCCCGGCATCGCCGAGGCGCTGTTTGCCACCGCGATCGGCCTGTTCGCCGCGATCCCAGCGCTGATGGCCTACAACAAGCTGCAGGCCGAGGTCGCCAAGGCCCAGAACCGGCTGGAGGCGTTCGCCGACGAGTTCTCCGCGATCCTGTCGCGGCAGATCGACGAACGTCTGGCGGCGTGA
- a CDS encoding DUF2852 domain-containing protein, translating into MKALAGASRYVNVIYIHTVGERRSGGWPAAASAAAIQVREESMPIVAKLDEYGKGAWIAFAVLGFIIFWPLGLATLVFLFWSGRMGHGCGPARYEHRMNRLQDKMERLRERMGGAQPFGRGGFGGGWGRGASSGNRAFDEYRDETLRRLEDEQREFHDFLGRLRMAKDKAEFDQFMNTRRPSTGTDTVESA; encoded by the coding sequence TTGAAAGCCTTGGCAGGTGCGTCCAGATATGTGAATGTGATTTACATTCACACGGTCGGCGAGCGCCGATCGGGAGGTTGGCCGGCAGCGGCATCCGCCGCTGCCATTCAGGTTCGAGAGGAATCGATGCCGATCGTCGCAAAGCTTGATGAATACGGAAAAGGGGCCTGGATCGCCTTTGCGGTGCTCGGCTTCATCATTTTCTGGCCGCTGGGTCTGGCGACCCTGGTCTTTCTGTTCTGGAGTGGACGCATGGGACATGGTTGTGGACCGGCACGTTACGAGCACCGGATGAATCGCCTGCAGGATAAGATGGAGCGCCTACGCGAGCGCATGGGCGGGGCTCAGCCCTTCGGTCGTGGCGGTTTCGGCGGCGGTTGGGGCCGCGGCGCGTCGAGCGGCAACCGCGCCTTCGACGAGTATCGCGACGAGACGCTGCGCCGTCTCGAGGATGAGCAGCGTGAGTTCCATGATTTCCTCGGCCGGCTGCGCATGGCCAAGGACAAGGCGGAGTTCGACCAGTTCATGAACACGCGCCGTCCCAGCACTGGCACGGATACTGTCGAAAGCGCCTGA
- the tolR gene encoding protein TolR: protein MGMSAAAGGKAGGRRGRRPRRHGAIAEINMTPFIDVMLVLLIIFMVAAPLIATGVPIDLPQTGAKPINVDQKPITIAIDDKGQIFLQDQPTLEPDLVQKLQSIAKQGFEDRIYVRGHKQVDYGRVASVMATITSAGFRRVALVTEPNSR, encoded by the coding sequence ATGGGCATGTCAGCCGCAGCCGGGGGTAAGGCCGGAGGACGCCGCGGGCGTCGCCCGCGCCGCCATGGCGCCATCGCTGAGATCAACATGACGCCGTTCATCGACGTCATGCTGGTGTTGCTGATCATCTTCATGGTCGCTGCGCCGCTGATCGCGACGGGTGTGCCGATCGACCTGCCGCAGACCGGCGCCAAGCCGATCAATGTCGATCAGAAGCCGATCACCATCGCCATCGACGACAAGGGCCAGATTTTCCTGCAGGACCAGCCGACGCTCGAGCCCGATCTGGTGCAGAAGCTGCAAAGCATCGCCAAGCAGGGCTTCGAGGACCGGATCTATGTGCGCGGTCACAAGCAGGTGGACTATGGCCGCGTCGCCTCGGTGATGGCGACGATCACCAGCGCCGGCTTCAGGCGGGTGGCGCTGGTCACCGAACCGAATTCGCGTTGA
- the tolA gene encoding cell envelope integrity protein TolA: MAISALGHATVLVAGLLAFAGATPLPEHQEAIAVEVVDPSALNQVTRGERQAEKVQEQPQQRAERQSEVVERKEAGEAKLDTPAPPSRPPELKVADDNAAAPLPPARPTPKPTPPAEPVKQPPQKSEQAAAQEAEQRREELAKLAEEADRESKAKQAEQEAKAAAKAKAEAEAQARAEAAKAAKQKAEAEAKAKAEAEQKAKIAAEAKAKREAEAKAKREAEIAKNFNPNDIAKLLQSKEQAQSSGSSAPQINRTASLGTQTGSSQKLSPSLRAQLMGIIQDQLQKCWNVPIALQSAPKPVVPQVRMKLNTDGSLIGQASVTNSSPDPLFRVAADSALTATRRCSPLRIPAQFASYYDDWRDVIVNFDARDVL, encoded by the coding sequence TTGGCGATTTCCGCCCTGGGCCACGCGACCGTTCTGGTCGCGGGGCTGCTGGCGTTTGCCGGCGCGACGCCGCTGCCCGAGCATCAGGAAGCGATCGCGGTCGAGGTGGTCGATCCCTCGGCGCTGAACCAGGTGACGCGCGGCGAGCGCCAGGCCGAAAAGGTCCAGGAGCAGCCGCAGCAGCGGGCCGAGCGCCAGTCCGAGGTCGTCGAACGCAAGGAAGCGGGCGAGGCCAAGCTGGACACGCCTGCGCCACCATCGCGCCCGCCGGAGCTCAAGGTCGCCGACGACAATGCCGCGGCGCCGCTGCCGCCTGCCCGTCCGACCCCCAAGCCGACCCCGCCGGCCGAACCGGTGAAGCAGCCGCCGCAGAAATCCGAGCAGGCCGCGGCCCAAGAAGCCGAGCAGCGCCGCGAAGAGCTGGCGAAACTGGCCGAGGAAGCCGACCGCGAGAGCAAGGCGAAACAGGCCGAGCAGGAGGCCAAGGCCGCCGCCAAGGCGAAGGCCGAAGCGGAGGCGCAGGCGCGCGCCGAAGCGGCCAAGGCTGCCAAGCAGAAGGCCGAAGCGGAGGCGAAGGCGAAGGCGGAAGCCGAGCAGAAGGCCAAGATCGCCGCCGAGGCCAAGGCCAAGCGCGAGGCGGAAGCAAAGGCCAAGCGCGAAGCCGAGATCGCCAAGAACTTCAACCCGAACGACATCGCCAAGCTGCTGCAATCGAAGGAGCAGGCGCAATCCTCCGGATCGAGCGCGCCGCAGATCAATCGCACCGCTTCGCTCGGCACCCAGACCGGTTCCTCGCAGAAGCTCTCCCCGTCGCTGCGGGCGCAATTGATGGGCATCATTCAGGATCAGCTGCAGAAGTGCTGGAACGTGCCGATCGCGCTGCAGAGCGCGCCGAAGCCGGTGGTGCCGCAGGTGCGCATGAAGCTCAACACCGACGGTTCGCTGATCGGCCAGGCGAGCGTGACCAATTCCTCGCCCGACCCGCTCTTCAGGGTCGCGGCGGATTCGGCGCTGACGGCGACGCGTCGCTGCTCGCCGCTGCGTATTCCCGCGCAATTTGCTTCCTATTATGACGATTGGCGCGACGTCATCGTCAACTTCGACGCCAGGGACGTGCTGTGA
- the ybgC gene encoding tol-pal system-associated acyl-CoA thioesterase, which produces MAGAHSISVRVYYEDTDFSGVVYHASYLRFMERGRTELIRALGIEQRELFDGDAALGFAVRRMLIDFVRPAVMDDLLTVETKPTVARGATMELDQRILRGEEVLITAQVKVACVGGGKARRIPDVLRHRLGLEII; this is translated from the coding sequence ATGGCCGGCGCCCACAGTATCTCCGTCCGCGTCTATTACGAGGACACCGACTTCTCCGGCGTCGTCTACCACGCCTCCTATCTGCGCTTCATGGAGCGTGGTCGCACCGAGTTGATCCGGGCGCTCGGCATCGAGCAGCGCGAGCTCTTCGACGGCGATGCAGCGCTTGGCTTTGCAGTCCGGCGCATGCTGATCGATTTCGTGCGGCCTGCCGTAATGGACGATCTGCTCACGGTCGAGACCAAGCCGACGGTGGCGCGCGGCGCCACCATGGAACTCGACCAACGCATCCTTCGCGGCGAAGAGGTGCTGATCACGGCGCAGGTCAAGGTCGCCTGCGTTGGCGGCGGCAAGGCGCGGCGCATCCCCGACGTGCTCAGGCATCGGCTGGGCCTGGAAATCATCTGA
- the tolB gene encoding Tol-Pal system beta propeller repeat protein TolB → MDRIHHLALHPAGRAAGPTRRHALALAGSTLVLPALIAPARAELVIDLRKGTFQPMPIAVADFAGEGGALVSGIISNNLKRCGYFLPIEKARHPEKNPPFDAAPQFEAWKAAGVQALVIGRVSRDGGRLKAEFRLWDVVAGQQIDGQQYFTDPNNSRRVGHIISDAVFTKITGVGGFFDTRVVFVDESGSKEARRKRLAIMDQDGANVRYLTDGATSVVTPRYSPVAQEVTYMAQRTGEQPRVHVLNIETGQRQVVGNFPDMTTSPRFSPNGARIALSLQQGGNANLYAIDIGSRTTQRLTSTAAIDTSPSFAPDGTQIVFESDRGGSQQLYLMGAGGGEGKRISFGQGSYSQPSWSPRGDLIAFTRQGGGAFSIGVMKPDGSGERILTEGFHNEAPNWAPNGQYIMFFRDPGGQSGGKLYMVDITGRVEVPVPTPAFASDPTWSPLLTAAR, encoded by the coding sequence ATGGACCGCATCCATCATCTTGCCCTTCATCCAGCTGGCCGTGCTGCCGGGCCGACCCGCCGGCACGCGCTCGCGCTGGCCGGCTCGACGCTGGTCCTGCCGGCACTGATCGCACCGGCACGAGCCGAACTGGTGATCGACCTGCGCAAGGGCACTTTCCAGCCGATGCCGATCGCGGTCGCCGACTTCGCCGGCGAGGGCGGCGCGTTGGTCTCCGGCATCATCTCCAACAACCTGAAGCGCTGCGGTTACTTCCTGCCGATCGAGAAGGCGCGCCACCCCGAGAAGAATCCGCCCTTCGACGCGGCGCCCCAGTTCGAGGCCTGGAAGGCAGCCGGCGTGCAGGCGCTGGTGATCGGCCGGGTCTCGCGCGATGGCGGCCGTCTCAAGGCCGAGTTCCGCCTTTGGGATGTGGTTGCGGGTCAGCAGATCGACGGCCAGCAATACTTCACCGACCCGAACAATTCCCGCCGGGTCGGCCACATCATCTCGGATGCGGTCTTCACCAAGATCACCGGTGTCGGCGGCTTCTTCGACACCCGTGTCGTCTTCGTCGACGAATCCGGGTCGAAGGAGGCAAGGCGCAAGCGGCTCGCGATCATGGACCAGGACGGCGCCAATGTGCGCTATCTGACCGATGGCGCGACCTCGGTGGTGACGCCGCGCTATTCGCCGGTGGCGCAGGAGGTCACCTATATGGCGCAGCGCACCGGCGAGCAGCCGCGCGTGCATGTGCTCAACATCGAGACTGGCCAGCGCCAGGTTGTCGGCAACTTCCCCGACATGACGACGAGCCCGCGCTTCTCGCCCAATGGCGCGCGCATCGCACTCAGCCTGCAGCAGGGCGGCAACGCCAATCTCTATGCGATCGATATCGGCTCGCGCACGACGCAGCGGCTGACCTCGACGGCGGCGATCGACACTTCGCCCTCCTTCGCGCCGGATGGCACGCAGATCGTCTTTGAGAGCGACCGCGGCGGTTCGCAGCAACTCTACCTCATGGGCGCCGGGGGCGGGGAGGGCAAGCGCATCTCCTTCGGCCAGGGCTCCTATTCGCAGCCGTCATGGTCGCCGCGCGGCGACCTCATCGCCTTCACCCGCCAGGGCGGCGGCGCCTTCTCGATCGGCGTGATGAAGCCGGACGGCTCGGGCGAGCGCATCCTGACCGAAGGCTTCCACAACGAAGCGCCGAACTGGGCTCCGAACGGCCAGTACATCATGTTCTTCCGCGACCCGGGCGGGCAGTCCGGCGGCAAGCTCTACATGGTCGACATCACTGGCCGCGTCGAGGTGCCGGTGCCGACGCCGGCCTTCGCCTCGGATCCGACCTGGTCGCCGCTGCTGACCGCCGCGCGCTGA